Within the Gammaproteobacteria bacterium genome, the region CTGCTTCAAATCCTGGATAACATCCTGAGCGTCGCGCCCCGCCAGATCGCCATCCATCAGCGCCGAGATCTTTTCGTTGAGTTTTTCCGTCATATATCTCACCTGTTACGACTCGAGCAGCGGCTGGAGCCTGCTATTTATTACTTCACGGGCCCGGAAGATCCGGGAACGCACAGTTCCCACCGGGCACGCCATCGCCTCGGCGATCTCTTCGTAACTCAGGCCTTCCAACTCACGCAAGGTTATCGCCGTGCGCAAATCTTCAGGCAACTGTTCTATCGCCTCAAAAATCGTCTTTTCAATCTCATCCCGCAGCAGAAGATGCTCCGGCGTCGCTATTTCTTTAAGCTCCGTATCGCCCTCGTAGAGTTCGGCATCCTCAATCTCCACATCGGCGCCGGGTGGCCTTCGGCCTTGGGCGATCAAATAATTCTTTGCCGTATTGATGGCTATCCGGTACAGCCAGGTATAAAAAGCGCTTTCGCCGCGAAAGCTGGGCAGCGCCCGGTATGCCTTCAGAAATGCCTCTTGGGACACATCAAATACTTCACTTGAATCACGGACATAGCGGGATATCAGCTTGATAATTTTATGCTGATATTTGAGCACAAGAATATCGAACGCCTTCTTGTCGCCACGCTGTACAAGCTGAACCAGCCGTTGATCGGTGCTTTCTTCGCCCATCCGGGCACGTCCCCTTACGGCTTGAACAATTCCATATGCTCATTTCCGTAGACAATTAAGGTTTTATAGAGTTCGCCCAAAGGCGCCATTTATTATATTCTTGCTCTCACTTGCTGTGGCGTATACACACTCCTCACCAAAACACCGTAGAAACGGCACCGATCCTGGTAGGCAGCACAAAACCGGATAAAGAGCCGCACTTGCTGAAAAATTTTCAGCGTTCGCATAGCCAGTGATTATGCACACAAACCATGAGATCGCCAACCTTGCTTATGCAAAAGAATCAAAACCAGGATAACTACGATGTTCTTATTATCGGCGGCGGCGCCGCCGGGCTGAGCTTGGCACTGCATCTGGCACCCCAGGCGCACATCGCGCTCGTCACCAAAGGCCCACTCACCGAGGGCGCCACGCTGTATGCCCAGGGCGGCATCTCGGCAGTTCTGGAT harbors:
- the rpoE gene encoding RNA polymerase sigma factor RpoE gives rise to the protein MGEESTDQRLVQLVQRGDKKAFDILVLKYQHKIIKLISRYVRDSSEVFDVSQEAFLKAYRALPSFRGESAFYTWLYRIAINTAKNYLIAQGRRPPGADVEIEDAELYEGDTELKEIATPEHLLLRDEIEKTIFEAIEQLPEDLRTAITLRELEGLSYEEIAEAMACPVGTVRSRIFRAREVINSRLQPLLES